In Gimesia benthica, a single window of DNA contains:
- the lysA gene encoding diaminopimelate decarboxylase: protein MTAFHYQNDELFCENVPVAQLAEEFGTPLWIYSKSAFLGRLKEIQDAFAEVDPVICYSVKANGNLSILKTMNDAGSSFDVVSGGELFRVKQAGADTTRVVFAGVGKTDEEIRQALQADILMFDVESEAELDAIAAIAGELGCVGRVALRLNPDIDAKTHHKTTTGKKGNKFGMDIERATELADKVLKDDRLELTGIHMHLGSPILSTDPYAKAVKKGAEVIQQLRDKGHNTNWMNLGGGFGISYKTDEGPSAQTYADVIVPTIKEIGCRLALEPGRFIAGNSGILVSQIVFTKREGGKLFYIQDGGMTDLVRPAMYDSYHRVWPVKPKVPMPFDCEGEIAGCEPADVVGPVCESCDYFAKDRYLPPMERGDYLCMFSAGAYGSVMSSNYNARPRSAEILVDGSDYQVIRRRETYEELIALEQA from the coding sequence ATGACCGCCTTTCATTACCAAAACGATGAACTGTTCTGTGAAAATGTCCCTGTTGCCCAACTGGCAGAAGAATTTGGAACTCCGCTCTGGATCTACTCCAAATCAGCTTTCCTGGGACGGTTAAAAGAGATTCAGGATGCGTTCGCCGAAGTCGATCCGGTCATCTGCTACTCCGTCAAAGCGAATGGCAACCTGAGCATTCTCAAGACCATGAACGACGCCGGCAGCAGTTTCGACGTCGTTTCCGGTGGGGAACTGTTCCGGGTAAAACAGGCTGGTGCAGACACGACACGTGTGGTCTTCGCGGGAGTTGGTAAGACGGACGAAGAAATCCGCCAGGCTCTCCAAGCCGATATTCTGATGTTCGATGTTGAGAGTGAAGCCGAACTGGATGCGATCGCTGCCATCGCGGGAGAGTTGGGCTGCGTCGGTCGGGTCGCACTGCGTCTCAACCCTGATATCGATGCGAAAACACACCACAAAACCACGACCGGTAAAAAGGGCAACAAGTTCGGTATGGACATCGAACGGGCCACCGAACTGGCAGATAAGGTTCTCAAAGATGATCGTCTCGAGCTGACCGGCATCCATATGCACCTTGGTTCGCCGATCCTTTCGACCGATCCGTATGCCAAAGCGGTTAAAAAGGGAGCTGAAGTCATTCAGCAGCTGCGGGATAAAGGCCATAACACCAACTGGATGAATCTGGGTGGTGGTTTTGGGATCAGCTACAAAACGGATGAAGGCCCTTCCGCACAGACTTATGCCGACGTGATCGTTCCTACAATCAAGGAGATCGGCTGTCGTCTGGCTCTGGAACCCGGACGTTTCATCGCCGGAAACTCAGGCATCCTGGTCAGCCAGATCGTCTTCACCAAGCGGGAAGGGGGCAAGTTGTTCTATATCCAGGATGGCGGCATGACCGATCTCGTCCGCCCCGCGATGTATGACTCCTATCATCGCGTCTGGCCCGTCAAACCCAAGGTGCCCATGCCCTTTGACTGTGAAGGCGAAATCGCAGGCTGCGAGCCTGCAGACGTCGTGGGTCCGGTTTGCGAGTCCTGCGATTATTTCGCCAAAGATCGCTATCTGCCTCCCATGGAACGGGGCGACTATCTCTGCATGTTCAGCGCGGGTGCGTATGGTTCTGTGATGAGCAGCAACTACAATGCCCGCCCCCGTAGTGCAGAAATACTGGTGGATGGCAGCGACTATCAGGTTATTCGCCGTCGCGAAACCTACGAAGAGCTGATCGCGCTCGAACAGGCTTAA